The Pseudosulfitobacter pseudonitzschiae genome includes a region encoding these proteins:
- a CDS encoding N-acetylmuramoyl-L-alanine amidase, producing the protein MHIHSHPSPNCGPRRDGLRPELVVIHYTAMHSADAALQRLCDPRHEVSAHYLIAQDGAVTQMVPEDLRAWHAGTGHWMGHDDINSRSIGIELDNDGQGPFAEAQMRSLETLIRDLLHRWSIPPQGVIGHSDMAPDRKFDPGPYFDWTRLEAAGLAGLRGTGAGPRTAEPETFRHLARAAGYTADVTDDALLHAVRLRYRPQVTGPLTPEDYIPLVRA; encoded by the coding sequence ATGCACATCCACAGCCACCCGTCCCCCAATTGCGGCCCCCGCAGGGACGGGTTGCGGCCCGAGCTTGTGGTGATCCACTACACCGCCATGCACAGCGCCGATGCGGCCCTACAGCGCCTATGTGACCCCCGACACGAGGTTTCGGCCCATTATCTGATCGCTCAGGACGGCGCGGTGACCCAAATGGTGCCCGAAGACCTGCGTGCGTGGCATGCAGGCACAGGCCACTGGATGGGCCACGACGATATCAACTCGCGCTCGATCGGGATCGAGTTGGACAATGACGGCCAGGGCCCCTTTGCCGAAGCCCAGATGCGCAGCCTTGAAACCCTGATACGCGATCTTCTGCACCGTTGGTCGATCCCGCCGCAGGGCGTCATCGGCCATTCCGACATGGCCCCCGACCGCAAATTCGATCCCGGCCCGTATTTCGACTGGACCCGCCTCGAAGCGGCAGGGCTGGCAGGCCTGCGCGGCACCGGCGCAGGCCCCCGAACGGCAGAGCCGGAAACCTTCCGCCACCTTGCACGCGCCGCAGGCTATACTGCTGATGTCACCGACGACGCGTTGTTGCACGCCGTCCGCCTGCGCTACCGCCCGCAGGTCACCGGCCCGCTGACACCCGAAGATTATATCCCCTTGGTCCGCGCCTGA
- a CDS encoding DUF1127 domain-containing protein — protein MTMTDMIARSTLFTRTRDAGPSRASLLSLWRSRRALAQLDARALEDIGVTAKEAHDEATRPVWDVPATWKD, from the coding sequence ATGACAATGACCGATATGATCGCCCGCTCGACCCTGTTCACCCGCACCAGAGATGCCGGCCCCAGCCGCGCCAGCCTGTTGTCGCTGTGGCGCTCGCGCCGCGCGCTTGCACAGCTTGACGCGCGTGCGCTGGAAGACATCGGCGTGACCGCAAAAGAGGCACACGACGAAGCCACACGCCCCGTCTGGGACGTGCCTGCGACGTGGAAAGACTGA
- a CDS encoding DUF1272 domain-containing protein gives MLELRPNCEMCDLDLPPDAENARICTYECTFCADCVAAHLHNVCPNCGGGFAPRPIRPAGAHRKGTGLGNHPASTKRRTMHHPPDAATALSTKLRDVPPKDR, from the coding sequence ATGCTGGAACTGCGCCCGAACTGCGAGATGTGTGATCTGGACCTGCCGCCCGACGCCGAGAACGCGCGCATCTGCACCTATGAATGTACCTTTTGCGCCGACTGCGTCGCGGCGCACCTGCACAACGTCTGCCCCAACTGCGGCGGTGGCTTTGCCCCGCGCCCGATCCGGCCAGCAGGGGCGCATCGCAAGGGCACCGGACTGGGCAATCATCCCGCCAGCACCAAGCGGCGGACGATGCACCATCCGCCGGACGCAGCCACTGCCCTGTCTACCAAGCTGCGCGATGTACCGCCCAAGGATCGCTAG
- a CDS encoding GNAT family N-acetyltransferase, with the protein MFIRPATASDKGAVDALLARSYPVLLARDYTAQELAATLPVMTCARPELLGCGTYYVIEDGAALLGAGGWTPDATDPALGHIRHVVTDPRQLRSGVATWLMHHSFDSARAAGVQRMECWATRTAEGFYHAVGFRTLGPMDVTLTGSITFPAIRMARALDV; encoded by the coding sequence ATGTTCATTCGCCCCGCCACAGCCTCTGACAAGGGCGCTGTGGATGCACTGCTGGCGCGCAGCTACCCTGTGCTGCTGGCGCGCGACTACACCGCCCAAGAGCTTGCCGCAACCTTGCCCGTGATGACCTGCGCTCGGCCCGAGTTACTGGGCTGCGGCACCTATTACGTGATCGAGGATGGGGCCGCGCTTTTGGGGGCAGGGGGCTGGACCCCTGATGCCACTGATCCCGCACTTGGACACATCCGCCACGTTGTCACCGACCCGCGCCAGTTGCGTTCGGGTGTGGCCACATGGCTGATGCACCACAGCTTTGACAGTGCCCGCGCAGCAGGGGTGCAGCGCATGGAATGTTGGGCCACCCGCACCGCCGAGGGTTTCTATCACGCGGTGGGGTTTCGCACGCTCGGGCCGATGGATGTGACCCTGACGGGCAGCATCACATTCCCCGCCATCCGCATGGCGAGGGCGTTGGACGTCTAG
- a CDS encoding Bax inhibitor-1/YccA family protein, translated as MADINTIRTAAAGTRSAEIDAGLRAHMNKVYGTMSVGMLLTFLVAWAVGSNPQLLSIFRNPETLQPNILGWIVMFAPLGMVFAFGAAINRLSAAGAQLFFYAFASVMGLSLSWIFVAFTGMSIAQVFLITSIAFAGLSLWGYTTKKDISGWGSFLIMGVIGILVASIVNIFLQSPAIMFAVSILGVLIFAGLTAYDTQKIKNDYIQHAAQADSEWLGKAAIMGALNLYLDFINMFMFLLQLFGSRE; from the coding sequence ATGGCTGACATCAACACGATCCGGACAGCAGCAGCTGGCACACGCTCTGCCGAGATCGACGCGGGCCTGCGCGCCCACATGAACAAAGTCTACGGCACAATGTCCGTGGGCATGTTGCTGACGTTCCTCGTGGCATGGGCTGTAGGGTCCAACCCGCAACTGTTGAGCATTTTCCGCAACCCTGAAACGCTGCAACCCAACATTCTGGGCTGGATCGTGATGTTTGCACCGCTGGGCATGGTCTTTGCCTTTGGTGCCGCAATCAACCGTCTGTCGGCGGCTGGGGCGCAACTGTTCTTTTACGCTTTCGCATCCGTCATGGGCCTGTCGCTAAGCTGGATTTTTGTCGCCTTCACCGGCATGTCCATTGCGCAGGTGTTCCTGATCACGTCGATCGCCTTCGCTGGCCTGTCGCTTTGGGGGTACACCACCAAAAAAGACATCTCGGGTTGGGGTTCGTTCCTGATCATGGGTGTGATTGGTATTCTGGTCGCGTCGATCGTCAACATCTTCCTGCAATCGCCAGCGATCATGTTCGCTGTGTCGATCCTGGGTGTTCTGATCTTTGCCGGTCTGACCGCATATGACACGCAGAAGATCAAAAACGACTACATCCAGCACGCCGCACAGGCTGACAGCGAATGGCTGGGTAAGGCGGCGATTATGGGCGCGTTGAATCTGTATCTGGACTTTATCAACATGTTCATGTTCCTGCTGCAACTGTTCGGCAGCCGCGAATAA
- the rpmG gene encoding 50S ribosomal protein L33, whose product MAKPTTIKIRLNSSAGTGHFYVTKKNARTMTEKMSVRKYDPVARKHVEYKEGKIK is encoded by the coding sequence ATGGCGAAGCCAACCACGATCAAGATCCGTCTGAACTCGTCCGCGGGCACAGGCCACTTCTACGTTACCAAGAAAAACGCACGCACGATGACCGAAAAAATGTCGGTCCGTAAATACGACCCCGTTGCGCGCAAGCATGTTGAATACAAAGAAGGCAAGATCAAGTAA
- a CDS encoding D-amino acid dehydrogenase, protein MKVLVMGAGVIGVTTAYYLAKQGADVVVIDRQTGPGQETSYANAGELSYGMTSPWAAPGIPMKALKWMFMKRRPLFIWPLISPSMWKWGVDMVRNCNEERYRINKARMVRVSNYSRDVMPDLIAETGIAYDGRAQGTLQLFRTAKQMKASKADQEILAEYDSPYEVLGRDACIAVEPALAEVRHKFVGGLRLTADRTGDCRMFTIALAKKCIEMGVEFQYGQSIKSIAIEDGKIAGVNTEIAGRITADAYVCAMGSYAVNVLNPIGVRLPVYPVKGYSVTVPVTDDAFAPQSTIMDETHKVAITRLGDRIRVAGTAEIAGYSNRLGPHATDTVKYVISDLFPKGGDISRAEGWTGLRPMTPDGTPVLGSTKYANLFVNTGHGTLGWTMACGSGRAVADVVLGKTPEISFDGLTAARFASN, encoded by the coding sequence ATGAAAGTTCTTGTCATGGGCGCGGGCGTTATTGGCGTCACGACCGCGTATTATCTGGCCAAACAGGGCGCGGATGTAGTGGTGATTGACCGCCAGACCGGTCCTGGGCAGGAAACCAGCTATGCCAACGCAGGAGAGTTGAGCTATGGCATGACCTCGCCGTGGGCTGCGCCGGGGATTCCGATGAAGGCGCTCAAATGGATGTTCATGAAACGCAGGCCGCTGTTTATCTGGCCGCTGATCAGCCCGAGCATGTGGAAATGGGGCGTGGACATGGTGCGCAATTGCAACGAGGAACGCTATCGCATCAACAAGGCCCGCATGGTGCGGGTGTCGAATTACTCGCGTGACGTGATGCCCGATTTGATTGCCGAGACAGGGATTGCATACGATGGCCGCGCACAGGGCACCTTGCAACTGTTTCGCACCGCCAAGCAGATGAAAGCCTCGAAGGCTGATCAGGAGATTCTTGCCGAATACGATTCCCCCTACGAGGTGCTGGGCCGCGACGCCTGCATTGCCGTCGAACCGGCACTGGCCGAGGTGCGCCACAAATTTGTTGGTGGCCTGCGCCTGACTGCCGACCGGACCGGTGATTGCCGGATGTTCACCATCGCCCTTGCGAAAAAATGCATCGAGATGGGTGTTGAATTTCAATATGGCCAGTCAATCAAATCCATCGCCATCGAAGACGGCAAGATTGCGGGGGTGAATACGGAAATCGCCGGTCGGATCACGGCAGATGCTTACGTCTGCGCGATGGGTAGTTACGCGGTGAACGTGCTGAACCCCATCGGGGTCAGGCTGCCGGTCTATCCGGTCAAAGGGTATTCCGTTACGGTGCCCGTCACCGACGACGCCTTTGCCCCCCAATCAACGATCATGGACGAAACCCACAAGGTTGCGATCACCCGTCTGGGCGACCGTATCCGCGTTGCAGGCACCGCAGAAATTGCAGGCTATTCCAACCGTTTGGGTCCACATGCCACCGACACGGTCAAGTATGTCATCAGTGATCTGTTCCCCAAAGGCGGAGATATTTCGCGCGCCGAAGGCTGGACCGGCCTGCGCCCGATGACACCCGACGGCACGCCGGTTCTGGGGTCCACAAAATACGCCAATCTTTTTGTCAACACGGGCCACGGGACATTGGGCTGGACAATGGCCTGCGGTTCGGGCCGCGCGGTTGCCGATGTCGTTCTGGGCAAGACACCCGAGATTTCTTTTGACGGTCTGACGGCGGCCAGATTTGCGAGCAACTAG